A region of Hoplias malabaricus isolate fHopMal1 chromosome 12, fHopMal1.hap1, whole genome shotgun sequence DNA encodes the following proteins:
- the c12h2orf76 gene encoding UPF0538 protein C2orf76 homolog isoform X2, translating to MCSEVVLTVRLIRSFEHRNFKPVVFRGVNLDQKVEDFISFVKQDVSTRAGLPPPFKKFNYDTLKIIHQAHGAKTNELVMSLEDDEKLILHSGLDLRSCGIANETELALFNMADYEKYKANPQSMW from the exons ATGTGTTCTGAAGTAGTTCTCACTGTGCGCCTGATTCGCTCTTTTGAGCATCGAAATTTTAAACCTGTGGTGTTCCGAGGAGTAAACTTAGACCAAAAAGTGGAGGACTTTATCTCTTTCGTTAAGCAAG ATGTTTCTACGAGAGCTGGTTTGCCCCCACCGTTCAAGAAGTTTAACTATG acacATTGAAGATCATTCATCAGGCACATGGTGCAAAG ACTAATGAACTGGTGATGAGTCTAGAGGATGATGAAAAGCTGATTCTGCATAGTGGCCTTGATTTACGATCATGTGGCATAG CGAATGAGACAGAGCTGGCCTTGTTCAACATGGCTGACTATGAGAAATATAAGGCTAATCCGCAGAGCATGTGGTGA
- the c12h2orf76 gene encoding UPF0538 protein C2orf76 homolog isoform X1 yields MCSEVVLTVRLIRSFEHRNFKPVVFRGVNLDQKVEDFISFVKQDVSTRAGLPPPFKKFNYDTLKIIHQAHGAKTNELVMSLEDDEKLILHSGLDLRSCGIANETELALFNMADYEKYKANPQSMCQ; encoded by the exons ATGTGTTCTGAAGTAGTTCTCACTGTGCGCCTGATTCGCTCTTTTGAGCATCGAAATTTTAAACCTGTGGTGTTCCGAGGAGTAAACTTAGACCAAAAAGTGGAGGACTTTATCTCTTTCGTTAAGCAAG ATGTTTCTACGAGAGCTGGTTTGCCCCCACCGTTCAAGAAGTTTAACTATG acacATTGAAGATCATTCATCAGGCACATGGTGCAAAG ACTAATGAACTGGTGATGAGTCTAGAGGATGATGAAAAGCTGATTCTGCATAGTGGCCTTGATTTACGATCATGTGGCATAG CGAATGAGACAGAGCTGGCCTTGTTCAACATGGCTGACTATGAGAAATATAAGGCTAATCCGCAGAGCATGTG tcaGTGA